The segment GTCGCTGCCGACGCCGTCCTCCACACCGAGGATGTTCTCGATCTCCGACTCGACGTCGACGCCCGCCGCGTGCGCGGACTTCGTCACCTCGCCGGTCTCGCGGACGGCGTCGTCGAGGTCGCGGTCGGAGGCGTCGAAGAGGACCGACGACCAGCCGGCGGCGATCACGTCGTCGAGGACGGCGCGGTCGGGGCAGTGATCGAGGTGGAGCGCCACGGGGACGTCGACGTCGCGGGCGAGGGCCCGGAAGAGGTCGGTGACGAACGCGGTGCCGGAGACGCGGACGGTCTTCGTCGAGATCTGGACGATCAGGGGAGCGCTCGTCCGCTGGGCCGCCGCGAGGACGGCGCGCATGCTCAGCTCGTCGAACACGTTGACGGCGGGGACGGCGTAGCCGCGCTCGCGGGCCGTGCGGGTCAGCGCTCTGGTGGAGACGGCCATGCGTGCTCCTCACTTCCTTGTGGGGGATTGCGTCGTGGTGTGGTTCCGGTTCTGCAACGCTTCGGAATGTACATGGCTATACCGGGCTAGACAAGTACTCTCAGGGTATTGAATCCGTGAACACTCTGGGAGAGTTGGTGCCGTGATCGACGTCATCGAGCGGGGCTCCGCCGTCCCCATCTATCAGCAGCTGGAGGGCATCCTGCGCGCCCGCATCGCCAGCGGCGAATGGGCTCCGAGCCAGCGGATCCCCTCGGAGAACGAGCTCTACCGGATGTACGGGCTCAGCCGGATGACGGTGCGCGGCGTCCTCAACAAGCTGACGGCCGACGGGCTGCTCACCCGCGTCCCCGGCAAGGGCACCTACGTCGCCCCCGAGAAGCTGAGCGCTCTGTCACCGGCCTACCGGGGCATCCGCGAGCAGCTCGAGGTGCTCGGCCACGCCATCACCACCCGGCTGATCTCCCTCGACGAGATCCCCGCGCCGAAGGTCGTCCGGGAGAGCCTCGGGCTCGCAGGATCCGAGACGGTCTTCGCCCTCACCCGCCTCCGGTCGGTCGACGGCCAGCCGCTCAGCGTGCACCGCTCCTTCGTGCCCGCGCGCCTCGCGCCGACCCTCGCGGAGCTCGACGTGGTGGGGGAGCAGCTCTGCGTCGTCCTGGAGGACACCTTCGCCCTCGCCATGCACGACGTCGCCGAGACCCTCGAGGCGGTCTCGGCCGGCCGGACGGACGCCGAGCTCCTGGAGGTGGCGCCCGGGCAGCCCGTGCTCCAGCTGACCGACGTGATTTCTGACCGCGCCGGACTCGCGTTCGAGTACTCGACGATCGTGTTCCGCGGCGACCGGATGCGGCTGCGGTTCGACTACAGCCGCGACTGAGGCGGGGCGGGGGGCTGTGACGCGGCCCGGGGGCCTGCGGCGCGGCGCGGGGGTACGTCCGGCCCGCCGCTGTCAGGGGTGCGGCGTACCGTTTCGGCCATGAGCGACGAGACCCAGAACCCCGACACCACCGAGCAGCAGGCCACCGAGCAGCACGTGAGCGAGCAGCACACGACCGAGCAGCACACCACCGAGCAGCCCGCGGCCAGCGACCCCACCCAGAAGGAGATGCTGGGTTCCCCGGTCGCCGAGGGCGAGACCGCCGAGAAAGACCCCTCCGAGTGGGTCACGGGCGACGAGCCCGCCACCGGCCCGCAGAAGAGCTACCTCGACACGCTCGCGCGCGAGGCCGGCGAGGAGATCCCCGCCGACATCACCAAGGCCGAGGCCAGCGAGCACATCGACCGTCTGCAGCAGAAGACCGGTCGCGGCGCGTAGTCACCGTCGGCGCTCTCCGACTCGGACCGAGGTGACCTGACGCAAGTCGATGTGCACCCCGCGCCCGGCGGCGAACCCTCTCGTGATGCGATTCATCGCTCCGGCGTCGAGTCCGTCTGGATGCTGGCTCTGCTCAGACGACGGCGTCACCCTCGGCGAGCGTCATGGCCCATTTCTGACCGGGCTGGGCCGTGATCGTGACCGTGAAGTTCGACTTGCCCGTGAGTTGGAACTGGTTGAGAGAATCGACGTCGTCGCAGTCCAGCGGATACGTGCCGATGGAGCCCATGTCGACGTCGATCCGCCCTGAGCCGTTGCAGGTCAGATAGACGTAGGCGAATTTGCGTGTGGCGGGGAACGGCCCCATCGCGATGGTGCCGCTCTGATTGTCGAGGGTCTTCAGCACGGTGGCCCCGGGCGACGGTGTCGCATGCAGGACGCTGCCGGAAGCCGCAGACGACGTGCTCGTTTCCGGACCGTTCGTCGAAGGACTCGTCGGGGCGGTGGTGTCCGGCGTCGACTGGGTGCACCCGCTCAGGGCGAGCGCGGCGACCAGCGCCGCGCTCGTCCCGAGAAGGCTTGCTCGGAGGATCATGACGTGGTGACGACCCATCCCACCGTGCTCGGGGCGGTCAGGGTGCCGGAGTCCACGACGGACCTCGTGCAGTTCCCGCTGTAGTGCACCTTGTTGATGTAGACCTTGTAGGCCGTGGTGCCGTACTGCGCGTACCGCGACGAGTGCGCGGGAACCGTCGTCTTCGTCGCCACCGAGGTCGTCCATGTGACGGTCTTCGTGATACTGGCCGTGACGGACGCCTTGGCGGTGGCGATTCCCGCCGTGATGCCCCCTTCGATCGTTCCGCTGAGGCTGGCGCCGTACGAGCCGCTCTGCTGGACCGTGAACGTCGTCTCGACGGCGTTCGGGGTGTTGTTCGTCGTCGAGTATTTCGGCATCAGCGCCTTCCACGAGTGCGTCGACGATGACACCTCGTTGAAGTACTTGCTGGTGTCGCACGCTCCTCGGGGACTCATGAGCGACGGCACGGAAGCGGCGTTCGCGGCCACGGCTCCAGGGCCCATCGTGAGGCCCAGCGCCACGAGTCCGACGGTGAACAGACTTCTCTTCTTCATTTTCCCCCCAGTTGATATCGGCGGCACTACCCCAGCGCCGCACGATCAATCTAGTGAGGGTTCGCAGAAGGAATACACCCCCGAACGGGGGGGTCCGTCTCCTCTGGCGTTGCGGGACGCGCTCAGATCGGTTGCGTCCCGCCATAGGCTTTCCCTATAGCGATCAGCCGAGGCTGCTGTCTTCCTGCCGGATGCGCTTGTCCCTACCGTGGGCGTATTCCGAACAGCAAGGAGTGCACATGTCTCAGCGTGGACCGGAGAGCGGCGCCCTCAAGCGCGAACTCAAGGTGACCGATGCCGCCGCCTTCTCCGTGGGCCTCATCGGTCCCGTCGGTGTGATGGCTCTCCTGGGAGCAGGAGCCGCGGGCATCCTGGGCGGGGGCGCCACCTGGGCGTTCGTCTTCGCCCTGGTCGCCGTGGCGCTCGTCGCGTACGGCTTCGTCAAGCTGTCTCGCCACATCTCGCACACCGGCTCGGTCTACGCGACCGTCGGCCTGACGCTCGGCGCCCGCGCCGGGTTCATCGCCGGCTGGTGCCTCTTCTTCGCCTACGTCACCATCGGCGCCGGATCGGGCATCGAGATCGGGCTCTTCGTCAACCAGCTCTTCTCCGACCTGGGGCTCGCCTTCCAGCCGGACTGGATCTGGATCACGATCGTCGCGCTGGTCCTCGTGGTCATCCTCGGGAGGCGCGAGGTGCACGTCATCACGCGCGTCCTCCTCTACGCGGAGCTGATCGGCGCGCTCTTCGTCACGATCCTCAACGTCGTCATCCTGGTCCGCGTCGGGACGGGGCACGCGCCCGGCCAGCAGACGATGAGCTGGAAGTTCCTGGCGCTCCCTGAGGGCACCGACGTCGGGGTCATCGCCGCCGCGGCCGTCTTCGGCTTCCTCGCGTTCGCGGGCTTCGAGGGAGCCGCGACGCTGGGCGAGGAGACCTCGAACCCCAAGCGCGACATCCCCCGCGCCCTCAAGATCGCCATCGCCGTGGTCGGCGCCTTCTATCTGCTGTCGATCGTCGCGCAGTCGATCGGCTACGGTCTCGATCCTGCCGGGGTCAAGGCCTTCGGTGCCTCGAGCGCGCCCTACGGCGATCTCGCCCGCGCCTTCGTCGGGCCGTGGCTCGCCGACGTGCTCACCCTCGCCGCCTGCATCAGCCTCTTCGCGATCTTCGTCGGCACGCTCTCCGGTGCGACCCGGGTGCTCTTCGCGCTGAGCCGCGACACGGGGCTCTCGAAGCCGCTCGCCCGCGTCTCGCGGCAGGGCAGCCCGACG is part of the Frondihabitans sp. 762G35 genome and harbors:
- a CDS encoding GntR family transcriptional regulator, whose protein sequence is MIDVIERGSAVPIYQQLEGILRARIASGEWAPSQRIPSENELYRMYGLSRMTVRGVLNKLTADGLLTRVPGKGTYVAPEKLSALSPAYRGIREQLEVLGHAITTRLISLDEIPAPKVVRESLGLAGSETVFALTRLRSVDGQPLSVHRSFVPARLAPTLAELDVVGEQLCVVLEDTFALAMHDVAETLEAVSAGRTDAELLEVAPGQPVLQLTDVISDRAGLAFEYSTIVFRGDRMRLRFDYSRD
- a CDS encoding DUF3072 domain-containing protein, with protein sequence MLGSPVAEGETAEKDPSEWVTGDEPATGPQKSYLDTLAREAGEEIPADITKAEASEHIDRLQQKTGRGA
- a CDS encoding APC family permease → MSQRGPESGALKRELKVTDAAAFSVGLIGPVGVMALLGAGAAGILGGGATWAFVFALVAVALVAYGFVKLSRHISHTGSVYATVGLTLGARAGFIAGWCLFFAYVTIGAGSGIEIGLFVNQLFSDLGLAFQPDWIWITIVALVLVVILGRREVHVITRVLLYAELIGALFVTILNVVILVRVGTGHAPGQQTMSWKFLALPEGTDVGVIAAAAVFGFLAFAGFEGAATLGEETSNPKRDIPRALKIAIAVVGAFYLLSIVAQSIGYGLDPAGVKAFGASSAPYGDLARAFVGPWLADVLTLAACISLFAIFVGTLSGATRVLFALSRDTGLSKPLARVSRQGSPTNALWVVAVLALVVIVVLRLTGAAVLDATFWSLTLGTIALLVAYVLATVGAIRFLFFRERTDTPKWQIVVPVVALALVLYTIYRNAVGLEAPYSWFPYMVAGWIVIGLVLSLRRGLTESVARNLKASNAEPGADGDPSADAALGRRPAAAGVGDSDGAGNA